In the Candidatus Roizmanbacteria bacterium genome, CGTACTTGGTTGTAAAGTCCTTCTTGATCCTTAAACCGTAGATATTCGTATTTATAGATAATGGATTAATCGTGGTGTCTAGGGTTCTACTTCCAAGAGTAAGGTGAATGCGATAGTTCTCAGGGAGATCTATCCATACAAGAAGTATGAAAAGACAGGTTAGCGCGACATACCAAAGATATTTCATCTGTAAACGCTATTTTAACAGCTCATCCTCTGAGCCGACAAGCATTACTTTTGGCTGTCGAAGGAATCTCCATAAAAAAGGATCTGTATTTCTCTTACGAAATGTGAACTCATCCTCATTCATTACAGTAAAATTTATCTCTCTACCAAAGGTCTTTTCAGCCTCAGAAATTAGAAGCTCAATCTCCGGTACTACAATCAATCCAACAAAAATAACATAAACCTCATCCTCCTTAATTGGGAGTCTCTTTGAGTATTTAAGCGAAAGCGCGATAAACTTAACGCGTCCTAGTTTAGGAAGTGTGTGCATAATTGCTTGAGCAAATGGATCGCTTTTTGTAAAGATGCGAAGGAACTCATCGTAGAACTCGTACTGCTTGTTTAAGGCGAAGAATACCTTGTTTAGTCTTTTTTCTTTTGTCACCAACTTTTCCTCTACAAGGATATCAAACTCACGTTTCACTGCGTTGACCTCCTCGTCGATCTCTCTTACTACGCGACGAAGGTAGTAGTTTTCAGTTGGATTATGAAACAATAACTGAAGAACCTTTATTCGCGTCCGCGAAGGAATAATGTGTCTTAACATACATACTTATCTAGTTATCAGCTATCAGCGGTCAGAAATCAGAAACTGAAGTCTGAAAACTGACGACTCGATTTTAATACTTAACGACATTTCCGGTTGGAAGAATCTCTACAAATACCTGACCTCTGACCAGCATTATCTCTACTCCTGAGTTATCATAAAATCTCATCATATCCTCCTCGGTTGGCTTCTTCCATGAGATCTTCGTTGCCTTACCGTTATTAAACATTGTTCCTGTACCACTACCAACAATGTCGTATAATAAGTGGCCACCTTCATAGCCATCATTTGCCGATCTCTCATCCGCAAACACAACAACTAAGTTCTTGGATTTGATTGCCTTATTTGTTATCTTATCAAGATGTGGCGTACCTCCATTTGATCTTGAGTAAGTATTTGTTACAGGATCATAACTCCATACTACTGAGTAGTTATCTGCATCAAACTTGGACCAGAAACCGAAGCTGATCTTACCAGCAGCTCCTCGATCTGAGGTCTTTGCCTCATCGGCGAACTTCCAGGGTTTCCAACCCTTGTCCCACGCAACGCCATCATCATCCTTGGCTCCAAGCTTTCGATTCTTCTGAGCATACTCCCATAATTTCTGTGTTGATGAATACATTGTGTGTTCGGTAGCTCGGTCTGGTAATCGCTCATAGTCACGGTAATAATATGGGAACGGGACGGCAAACTGATTCAGGTCATTGTACCCATCCCATCCAATGTCTCGAATCTCACCTAGTGCATCTGCTGGTCCTGCCGTGTTCGCGCCACCAACATGCGCATAAAGAGGTGTTTCCGTATCCTTGTAATAACTTAAGAAAGTAAATTCTTGCTGATCTAACTGGTCCAATTGGCTTAGCATCCTGACAGTAAAACATAGCTAAAAATCGGGTGATGCCACCTTCAGCAACTGCCTCGTACACAACGTCTGCTTTTGAGAGTCCTGACTGAGGTCTTGCCTCAATATGATTTTCGATAGCTACTCCCAAAGGCCTTCTTGATTCCCAAAGCTGTTTTCTTGCCTTTGAGAAAAGCTCTCCGTTTAATGGACATTCCTCTGTCTTTGGAGCTGTATCAACAACCTCTTCTTCGCCAGCAGCATTTTTTATCGTGGTAAGAGGAGCATTGCTTGAGTCCTTACCAAAACCACTTGAGAAATAAAAATACGAAATGGATCCGACAACTAAGAACATTATGATTGATAGAAAAATACTGTGTTTTGTTGGCATATGAAATTACATTATATACGACTTATTTGAAACTTTGTTCAATAGCATGTTCTTCTTCTGGTGTTAACGGATATTCCTTACCCTTTCCAAGATGAACATGCTTGCTGTAGACCCGAACTCCTTCATGAGTATATACGAAATTAATAACAACTCCACTGTTATGTCTATCTAAGAGCGATAAAACAAAACTTTGATCAGCGCCATTGGGTTTACCAAAAGGATTAAACCGAGTAATTCCAACTTTTTGCATGTGCGTGGATACATCCTTGTCCAGTTTTATCAGTGAGTCTTTGAGTAGTTTAGAATCGGTCATAAGAGACTCGTCGTGGGCAAGAAGTCGTTCAAGAACTTCGTCGATATGGTGATTTTTCGTGTCCTTAACAAGATGCTGATAGTGCTTTTTTGTCTTATATACAACTATAGTGAGTGTGGTGAGCCAACCAAAAAGAAGAGCGATTACGATATAAAAGAACATTGATTTACATTCTAAACACTTTACAAAATACTGTCAATATGTTAAAACCTTGTACATGCCGCAACGCACAAAAGAGCAGAAAATTCGTACCAAGCTCAAAAAAAATCGTATAAAAACATCCTATCAGGACGGTCCATCCCAAGAAGATGTCATTCTACACGCATACTTTCGAAAGGATATTACAAAAAGTCTTATAATAATTCTAGCCATAATTGCGCTTGAATTCGTTCTTTATTATGGTACGATGAATAATCATCCTAGCCTCATATTGAAGCTAGGAAAATGAATAAAGGAGGTGAAACTATAATATGACATCATCAATGTATTGCGTTAAGTGTAGAGCAAAGCGGGACTGTGAAGATCCTGAAAAAGTTACACTAAAAAACGGAAAACCAGCCCTCAAAGGTAAGTGTCCAGTTTGTGCAACAGGAATGTTCAAAATTGGAGCTGCTTAACTTTTAGAATAAAGAGCAAACTCCTTTATGATTTCATAACGAAGTTTGTTATTCTCAATAACGCTGTTTAACAGCGTTATTTGAGTTATGCCAATCTCGAACTCCATTTTGTAACTTGCGCACTTCTTTTTTATCAGTAAATACTGTTGTTTTGAAGGTATTTTGTAACGCGCAACCGGAAGGTGTGGGAAGAAAATCAGATTGTCCTCTATTTTAAATGACTGCTTGAGCTGCTTAACTAAACGCTCCATAGGCTTACTTGTCTGGAATCCGACATAAAAGGTAATGTTGTTTCTCATCATCATATGAAGTAGCTCCGAGTAAAGGGTAAAGGCCGGCATATCAAAAACACCTCGTTCTATCATCTCGCACAAGGGGTCGATCTTTGACTCTTCAACCTTACCGAAGTTAAAAAGTTCTATAGTATATTCCTCTGAGGGGAGCCATTGAAACACCTTGTACTCATCGTTCAAAGGACTGAGCTGTTCAAGGATAGCTTTCTTAGTTACATCTGGAATCTTAATCGCTAGTGATAGTTGCATGTTTATGAATGAGTGTGGATGAAATGTTTGGAATTAACGGAACTACCTTAATCTTCGCACCTATCTCATTTGCGTGCTTGGTTTTATTTTCTAGCTGAGAGTCGCCATCGGTTAATGACATCACTGATGGTCGAACCTTCTGAACCATCTCAAAATACTGTTGAAAGCTCGTAAGTAAGGGAAGTATAACAACTAAGTCCACACATTCCAACTCAGCAAGTAACATCGCCCTCTTTTGTATATCGTGATATGGTTCATGATGTTTAAATTTACGGATAAATTCATCCGGTTCAAGTGCCACTATCAGGCTGTCGCCAAATGCCTTGGATTTTTTAAGGAAGTCTAGATGGCCAAAATGGAAAATATCAAAACATCCTCCAACAAGAACTCTGTTTTTCATACCATCAATTAATGACAGAGAGAGATCGCTAAGCGAGATAATTTTGGAGTTATTCATCGCTTCATTATACAATAAAGATATGTTGCGTCATGTTTCTGAAATTGTACGATCGGACGAACGTATTCTTATTGTCGGTAAGAAAGTTCCACAACTTATGAGCTTGTTAAGCGCTCGGCTCGAACAGTATGACGTTGCCATTCAGAAAGCTGATGCACTACCACCGTCCTACACCCGCTTCCAACGAATTTTTTTCCTTGCTTCAAAGCCGCCCTCGGATCTTTACATTCCATCTGCAATTAAAGTCATTGTTGTCCTCATTAAACCGCACGGTAAGGTCATTTCAATTCCTCCTACGAAAAAAAATATGAAGTTTATACTCATCTCTTCAGAGAATATCACCGATGACGAACTCACTCAGCTATTATGGTTTTCCGTTTCAATGAGCTCTGAGACTACTCTTGATCTTCGAACTAAAAGACTCAGACTAAGAGAACACAGTGCTGTCAAATCTAAAACATCCAGCATCTTTCTGCGCCGACGAGTTTCAAGAGCCTTTATGCTGATTTTTATGGCTGTATGTTTCGGATACTTAGTTCCGCTTGTTCCGTCGACGCTCATGCATATTTCTATGCTTGATGCCTCGTTAAAAAATAACTATGTACAAGTGGCGCAACTTAGACCTATGAGTAGTTTTCTGACAAATGCCTCTGCAATCCTTTTTATTCCGGCACGTCCACTTTATTCCTTGTTTTCAGTTTCACTTTTCCCCGAGTCATTCATTCAGCTAAATACCCATATCGAAAACTATCTAGAAGCAACTAGGAATCTTGCTCAAGCCGAACAAAGACTGCTACAGTCCTTCAATGCCTCTTCTTCCTCAAGTTTTCCAAACTATAAGCAAATCCTAGCTCAAATTGATAAGGCAAACAATCAGACACATGACTATTTGGAGCGAATTATAACTAACCTCCCCAACCATCCTTCATTAGAATCACTTCACACAGGTTTAAAAAATAAAGAGCTCGTCTCGGATAAGATAACAAAGGCTCTTCCCATCGCGACCTCCTTTACCAATAGTCCAGCCAACCAAATACTTATGCTTCTTGTTGTCAACAACGCAAGAGTACGCGGTTCAGGGGGCGTTATTGACAGTGTAGGTATTATAAAAATCCGCGACCATCGCATAATATCGTCACAGTTCTTCTCTGCAAAACAACTTGAGCCGAAAGACTTCAATCTGGAAACAGTAGCTCCAATTTTAGTCTCATATACTCCGGGAGAAATAAATATGCTAAATGATGCAACAACCTCTGTAGACCTGTACGATGCCCAGAATAAAATCGTAGAAAACATCTCGTCGATCTTACAAGGTGAAAGACCAACAACAACGCTTCTTATTACCACAACTGCTCTCCAAAATATCCTATCCGTTTTTCCCGCCTTGCAACTTAATGACAATCGAGAGATCATCACGTCAGAAAATATTTCTATCAAACAGCAGCTCTATGGATCCGATCCTATTTTTTTCCCTGCAGTACTGGATAGAATATCCCAAACTCTTGGTACGGTTGATCCCAGTGCTTTTCTTTCAGCAATCATAACCTCACTAAACGAGAAGCAACTCGCGATACTTTCGAGACAACCTGATATTCAAAAAATGCTTGATGGGTTGTACTGGTCAGGAAAAACTATCGCGCCAAAATGTATATCATCTTCCAACTGTATAAACGACTATCTTTTCTCTGTTGATCAAGACTTATCATCCCGGAAAGGACCGGCATATATTCAAAAATCGGAGTCTAAATCGGTTAGATTCATCAACTCGACGACCCTCGAAAGCACAGTTCGTATATTATGGAAAAATGAGTCGCCACTATCTGCAACTCAGGGAGGAAACTATCAAATTTACACGCAGTTACTCTTACCACAAACGAGTAAAGTGACTCAAATAACCAAAAATAATGTTTTGGTCGAGGAGGTCGACACTTTAACAGGTCAGTACAACATTCTAGGACTTTACCTTGAGGTTTCACCTCGGCAAGCAACCGAACTTTCGATTACATATACTATGCCTGCAAGACTCAGGGATAGTACCAACTACCAGTTAATAACACAGAAGCAAATCGGTAGTTTCACAAGTAATTTTTCCTTTGATTTAATAGTCCCAGAGACCTATGAGCTAAACTCAAAAAACATAGACGCGGTTGTAAACAGTCAAAGAATTTCATATAATGACATCTTGAACACCGACAAACTTTTCTTTGTAGTGCTCAAAAAGAAAGATTAATATGAAAACCGACAAAATTCAAAAACTTCATCTTGCCGTCACTCCAAGAGAACAGTTTGGGAAAAATCTCAAAAAAATGAGACATCAGGGTTTTGTTCCTGCAAATGTTTTCGGACCAGGATTTAAGTCAGTCTCAATTTCAACACAGGTCAAAGACTTTTCTAAAGCCTATAAAACCGCTCACGAAACAGGAGTCGTTTATCTGGACCTAAACAAAGACGAGATTCCAACATTAATCGGCCAGGTTCAACGCCACCCAGTATCCAACGCAATAATCCATGTCGATTTTAGAAAAATCGATCTTAAACAAAAGATAGAGACAACCGTGCCAGTCAAAACAGTTAACGACTCACCGGCAATTGCTCAGGGTGGAGTACTCTTGACCCAGTCTGACCATGTTTTAATCGAAGCCCTTCCTGAAGAAATCCCACAGGAAATCGAGATCGATCTTTCAAAATTATTGGAGATTGGTGCAGAGGTTCGCGTAAAGGATCTTCCAGCTTCATCTGGATATGTCATTAAAGAAGACCCAGAAAAGATACTTCTCTCAATTATTGCTCATAAGGAAGAGAGCGTAACTCCAGAAACAACCGTCGCAACACCTGAGGTTCTCACAGAGAAAGAGGGAGATTTAGCCGCAGAAGGTACAGCGACAGAGGGAGCGGCTCCAGTAGAGGACAAGAAAGCAGCGGAACTTAAAGAAAAAACCTCAGAGAAAAAAGAAAAAACTTCATAACCTGAACTTTCCTACAACTTCTTACCGTAATTACCTTCAAAACCGATGGCTAAACGTACATCTCTATGATACAATTTAGCTATGAGTATCATAAAGAGTGAGTTTGCATTGGCTCTAAACCAAGTAGCAACCGAACGCGGAATTTCAGCCGATGAAGTAGTTCAATCTATAGAAACGGCAATTCTTGCAGCCTATAAAAAAGAGATGCATGAAGCTCCACTTCTTGAGGGTGAGAATGATGGAATCAGTGTAAAAGTAAATCGAGATACAGGAGAAGCTCATCTTTATAAGGAAGAGAAGGACATTACTCCCTCTGGATTTGGACGTATAGCCGCACAAACTGCTAAGCAAGTAATTCTTCAGAAAATCAGAGAAGTTGAGAAAAAAACCGTTGTTTCTCATTATAGAGGACAGGTTGGAACACTCGTTAAAGGAAGAGTCATTCGTTATGACGGATATAATGCTTTTGTTGACATCGGTAGAGTCGAGGCTGTTCTACCTAAAGAGGACCAGATCAGAAATGAGACGTACAATGTAAATAACCAACTCATCTTCCTCCTTAAGGAAATTGGAGAGGATAAATTCGGAAACTCAAGAATTATAGTATCGAGGACCGCACCACAATTGATCTCAGAGCTATTTAAAAAAGAGGTTCCTGAAATTGCAAACAACACCGTTGAAATAAAAAACGTTGTTCGTGAACCAGGAGAACGAGCGAAGATAGCCGTATACAGTTCACAGGGCGGTGTTGATCCAGTAGGAGCCTGCGTTGGTCAGAAAGGTGTACGTGTACAGACCGTAACAAATGAGCTGGGAGGCGCCGAGAAAATCGACATCATTCAGTGGAACAGTGATGAGTCGGTCTATCTAGCTTCTGCGCTTTCACCTGCTCAAATCCAGAAAATTGAGATCGTAGATAAAAAAGCTCGAGTCACCGTCGAGGAATCACAGGCACCTTTAGCGATTGGTAAAGGTGGAGTAAATGTTAATCTTGCCTCTAAACTTACAGGATTTGAGATCGACATTGAACAGATCAAGTCAGATAAACCAGCTGAGGCAACTCCCATTGAAGCAGAAACAAAGTCAGTGGAAGCTGCTCAAGTTGAACCTGAGACAACTCAGTCCGTAACTGAAGACATAGTCGCTACCACCGAGGCACCAGCTGAAAAAGTAGTCGAAGAAACTCCAGCAGAAACAACTCCCGAAACGCCTGTTGAAGCTACTACAGATACACAAACTACATCAGACGCAAAGTAATTTTTAGTTTTTAGTTCTTAGTTATTAGTTAAACAATGACACAACCCCGCTCACCTATCGTTGCGATTCTCGGCCATGTCGATCATGGTAAAACTACTTTATTGGACTTCATTCGTAAAACTAGCCTCACAGAAAAAGAACATGGAGGAATTACTCAAAGTATTGGAGCTTATGAAATATCTACCGGACTCAAAGGTTACTCGACGGACAAAATCACCTTTATCGATACTCCTGGCCACGAAGCCTTTACTAAACTGCGCGCAAGAGGAGCAACGGTGGCAGACGTTGCCTTGCTCATCATAGATGCAAAAGACTCTCTTAAACCCCAGACTATCGAGTCTATCTCACATATAAAAGCCGCAAACATTCCTTACATTGTCGTACTAAATAAAATAGACTTGCCTGAAGCACGACCCGACAAAGTCAAAAACGATCTTCTGAAATACGAGGTAATGGTAGAAGGTAAAGGTGGCTCGGTACCACTTGCAGAGATTTCTGCAAAGACAGGAAAAGGAGTCCCTGAGCTTCTGGAATCCATCCTTCTCTTAGCATCAGATCAACAGCTAACCTTTGATATCGATACAGATCCAGAGGCATATATAATCGAAACAAAAAAAGACAGACGTGGTTCAATTATTAGCGCGATAATTAAAAATGGCGTGCTTAAAAAAGGACTCACTATCTATGCAGACAGCAAAAAAGCCGTCATTCGCTCCCTCACAAACGACAAAGGCCAACAGGTAGAGACGGTACAACCATCTACTCCTTTCGAACTTCTTGGTTTCAGTGAGCTACCCGAGGTTGGTTCCGTCATCTCTACAAAAGATCTCATAGCTCATGCAAAAGCAGCTCCGTTTGAAAAAAGATCCATTAAGATGGAAGATCTGTTTGTAAAGGAAGAAGGTCGTAAGCTCTCAGTAGTTTTAAAAACAGACAACCAAGGCTCTCTTGAGGCAATCAAGCAATCTGTAGCCGAAAATAAGAATCTCGTATTGGTCTTAGCCGCAATTGGTGATATCACAAAGTCCGACATCTTTTTAGCCAAGGCTACCAAGTCGATTTTGATTGGGTTCAACATTAAGCCATCAAATGAAGTAAAGGATCTGTCGAAACAGGAAAAAATTACCATTAAACTCTATAATATTATCTACGAGCTGCTTGAAGAGCTTCACGAAGTTGCGGACCTTATTAAGGAAAAGGAAGAGATCGAAAAAAGTATAAAGGGTGAGGCTAAGGTGCTCGCATCCTTCGTTATTGAGAGTGAAAAGGTCTTCGGTGTACGAATAAATAAGGGTAAAGCTAATATGGGAGATACTGTTATGCTCTATCGAGATAATAAGCCTGTAGCAAAGACCATTTTGAGCTCACTTCGTATTCATGCAAAGACTGTTGAGGAGGTAAAGAAGGATCAAGAAGCTGGAATGCTGTTTGACCCAGCCATTGACATAAGGGTGGGAGATGTGATAAAATTCATCCTATAATATGAATCCTACCCGCTCTCAACTAGAGAAGGTTATTGAGACACTTCAGAATTACAACTCAGGAGTTATCTGTCTTGGTGAGAATCCAAGTATTGACTCTGTTGCCGCTGCTACATCACTCTATTTAGGACTTACTCAGCTTGGAAAAAATGTTTCTATTGCTTCGTCTACCGCCATTGAGTCAGAGATTGTAGGCACAGAAAAGATTCAGTCAGAACTTACAACCTCAGGAGACAATCTAGTCATCTCTTTCCCCTACACAGAAGGATCGATAGATAAGGTTGATTATTTTATTCAGAACGATAAATTCAATGTAGTTGTTACTCCACGACCAGGAACACCTGCGCTCGACAGCAAAGTCGTAAACTTCAGCACTGCTGGTGGCACAGTTGAGTTTATTATTGTAATTGGAGTCTCGTCTTTAAGATCGCTTGGAGTACTTTATACAGAAAATCTGGAGCTTTTCAAACAGACAAAAATAATTAATATAGATAGAAGTCTAACCAATGCATACTTTGGAACAGCAAATTTTGTGAATAGAAATGTCTCGTCCTTATCAGAGCTTGCTCTAACCATTCTTAATACGATGAATGTGGAGATTGATAAAGAAATAGCCACAAATTTGTATGCAGGAGTACTTGATGCAACTAAGACGTTCTCAACCCCTTCAACAAACGCTTCTACATTTGAGACAAGTGCATCATTATTAAAGGCAGGAGCTAAGAAGCCAGGACAACATACACAGATGGATCAAACTCAGTCACTTCAGGTGAATCAAAAGAAATCATTTGAAAGACAGGGCGCAAAGCCAATCAAATCTGTAGAACGTGCGCCAATGATAGGATCTATCGAGGGTGATGACTCAATCTCAGAGGATGAGGAAGACGACACATGGCTAAAGCCAAAGATCTTTAAGCCCGGCACCTCCGAACTCGGTTAACGCACAATACTTCCTGCAGGAATATCCTTATCTGGGTGCAGTAGCACTGCTTTTTCCCCATCATCAGCAGCCAACATCATGCCTTGACTCTCCAGACCTCGCATCATTCTTGGCTCGAGATTTAGAAGCAATGGCACTTCCATGCCAACAAGAGACTCAAGATCAGTATAAAATTCCGCAATACCCGCTAGAATTTGTCGCTCCTCTCCATTTCCGATATCGAAGATAAACTTTAGAAGTTTGTCGGCATTCTCAACCTTCTCTACAGACTTCACCTTCCCAATCTTTATCTCCAGTTTTTTAAAATCATCAATAGATATCATAATTATGTAATTATACTATGACAAAAAAATAATCTTAAATATTTGATCGGCAATTTCCGCTGGGCTTATTAGGTCTAGCGCAATTTGGCATTTGGGATTATCTCTTGAAAAGATTGTTCTACCTCTTTGCTCACCGTCTACAATCACCTCGATACCTGATGTCATCCACTTTGCTTTCTCAGGAAAAAACTCTAAATATACAGCTAGCGGATCATGCAGGTTGAAGCTTTTTTCTCTCTCATGATTATATTTCTCAAACCAAGCCAACAAAAGTTCCTTTATCCATTTGTTAATCTTACCTTTCTCTGGAATGCTCTTAATTTTTTTTAAATTCCAAAATACCTTTCTTGAAACGTCTAATGGAACAACCCTTACCTTAGCTCCTTTGCAGTTATTAAAAAATTCTACTGCCGAGTCCGTATCGAAGGCTATGTTAGTCTCAGAATACTTGGTTTCATTTCCCTCAATATTAAATGCTCCACCCATAATGGTGAAGTTTTCTGGTTTTTGCTCTTTAAGCAGTTTAAGTGTGTCCATCATTGGCGACAAGGAAATAACATTGTTATTTTTTGAAACTTCATTATTGCTCCTGACCGAATCTGTACTAACGGTTGGATGAACTCCCCATACGCCGTCTGGACCATGGAAGTAATCTGGCCAAGGTCTCTACTATTCCGCTTAGTGGAAGTGCCGAACCATGGACAAACTGCCAGTCGTTGGCAACATAAGATATGAACTCTTTTGCATTACGTGCAGTTATTGTTTCGGCTGCATTTCCAAAACTTGAGACTAAGCAGTTTTTGGACTCGGATCTAAGTTTGTACAACAATACAAGCGCTACTAGATCGTCAATGCCCGGATCGGAAATTACTGTAAAGTTTTTCATTTTATGCTTTTTATAATATCAACGACTCCGCTAACTAAAGGCTTATCAGATATGTAAGCCGTCTTTTCAACGATCTCCTCAGTGATTCTTGAGTCAGCAACAAAAGCACATTGTACTCCTGAGGTTGGCACTACCCAATCAGACACGCTATTACCGATCATTATTATGTTATGACCATGGGCGGATAAAGTATTTAATGTCATCCCCTTGTTATCCCTAAAGTTACTTCCGGGATGAATGGCAAAATAATTATTCTCTGAAGATACGTCTACACTGTAATCGGCGTTATTGGCAAATGATACTCCTAAATCTTTGACAAATTCTGGAGGCCCAAACACGATGACCGATGTTTCTCTATTAGCTCCAAAACTCCAGTAAGGTGAATTTTGATCCACTATACCTCCTCCATACTCTGGCGCAATGCTGTCATCTATTCGCTCGTAGCTGTGGTCTTCAGCAATCTTTAATATTTTGATTTTAATTTCTTCTATTGACTTTAGTATTCTCAATATAAGGCTCTCGCCATTGTTAAATACCAGATTGCCATTCTCGGCGATAATCGGACCACTAATACCTAACTTTGCAGCAAACTCCTGAAGCTGAGGCAGCGGAGAATCTGAACACAGACCAACAGAAAATCCCTTCTCTTCAGCCAGTAGGAGCGCTTTCTTCAGCGACAGCAATTCCTCGTCTGATATAAACCCATCAATAGAACCCTCAGGAATTAGGGTTCCATTCACATCTATAAAGATTATATTTTTAGGTAGCTCTAGATGAGCAAGTTCTTCTTGAAACTCTCCTAGTGACTCCGTTAGATCCGCTATCTTGTCTAAATTATCCATCGACCACACAACAACGCTCTCCATTGTGGTGTTTGAATCAAAGCCATACATCTCACTCATTAAAACCACAAAATTTGGATCCATGTTCTTCAACAATATTGGCTTCCCAATTCTTTCTCCAGCACTGATGTAAAACTCCAAGCTTGCCTGAAGTACCTTCATCGCAAACTCCTTTTCCATTTCCTGAGGTATGCCCGCTCTTGCAGTGGTGCTAACAAATGGAAGGATGTATGGAGCTCTAGCAAAATTACCATTTGGAAGTTTAATTACCAAACCACTAGCGCCAAGCAAATAATCTCTGGGATCGCCAAGATCAACTTTATCGAAAATATCGGTTCCATCAGACGTTGAGTAGGCAACAACCGAGTCTACAAAAA is a window encoding:
- a CDS encoding adenylyltransferase/cytidyltransferase family protein, with amino-acid sequence MNNSKIISLSDLSLSLIDGMKNRVLVGGCFDIFHFGHLDFLKKSKAFGDSLIVALEPDEFIRKFKHHEPYHDIQKRAMLLAELECVDLVVILPLLTSFQQYFEMVQKVRPSVMSLTDGDSQLENKTKHANEIGAKIKVVPLIPNISSTLIHKHATITSD
- a CDS encoding DUF3048 domain-containing protein, which codes for MFLVVGSISYFYFSSGFGKDSSNAPLTTIKNAAGEEEVVDTAPKTEECPLNGELFSKARKQLWESRRPLGVAIENHIEARPQSGLSKADVVYEAVAEGGITRFLAMFYCQDAKPIGPVRSARIYFLKLLQGYGNTSLCACWWREHGRTSRCTR
- a CDS encoding DUF4446 family protein — its product is MFFYIVIALLFGWLTTLTIVVYKTKKHYQHLVKDTKNHHIDEVLERLLAHDESLMTDSKLLKDSLIKLDKDVSTHMQKVGITRFNPFGKPNGADQSFVLSLLDRHNSGVVINFVYTHEGVRVYSKHVHLGKGKEYPLTPEEEHAIEQSFK
- a CDS encoding GTP-binding protein, with the translated sequence MTQPRSPIVAILGHVDHGKTTLLDFIRKTSLTEKEHGGITQSIGAYEISTGLKGYSTDKITFIDTPGHEAFTKLRARGATVADVALLIIDAKDSLKPQTIESISHIKAANIPYIVVLNKIDLPEARPDKVKNDLLKYEVMVEGKGGSVPLAEISAKTGKGVPELLESILLLASDQQLTFDIDTDPEAYIIETKKDRRGSIISAIIKNGVLKKGLTIYADSKKAVIRSLTNDKGQQVETVQPSTPFELLGFSELPEVGSVISTKDLIAHAKAAPFEKRSIKMEDLFVKEEGRKLSVVLKTDNQGSLEAIKQSVAENKNLVLVLAAIGDITKSDIFLAKATKSILIGFNIKPSNEVKDLSKQEKITIKLYNIIYELLEELHEVADLIKEKEEIEKSIKGEAKVLASFVIESEKVFGVRINKGKANMGDTVMLYRDNKPVAKTILSSLRIHAKTVEEVKKDQEAGMLFDPAIDIRVGDVIKFIL
- a CDS encoding 50S ribosomal protein L25, which codes for MKTDKIQKLHLAVTPREQFGKNLKKMRHQGFVPANVFGPGFKSVSISTQVKDFSKAYKTAHETGVVYLDLNKDEIPTLIGQVQRHPVSNAIIHVDFRKIDLKQKIETTVPVKTVNDSPAIAQGGVLLTQSDHVLIEALPEEIPQEIEIDLSKLLEIGAEVRVKDLPASSGYVIKEDPEKILLSIIAHKEESVTPETTVATPEVLTEKEGDLAAEGTATEGAAPVEDKKAAELKEKTSEKKEKTS
- a CDS encoding DUF4012 domain-containing protein translates to MLRHVSEIVRSDERILIVGKKVPQLMSLLSARLEQYDVAIQKADALPPSYTRFQRIFFLASKPPSDLYIPSAIKVIVVLIKPHGKVISIPPTKKNMKFILISSENITDDELTQLLWFSVSMSSETTLDLRTKRLRLREHSAVKSKTSSIFLRRRVSRAFMLIFMAVCFGYLVPLVPSTLMHISMLDASLKNNYVQVAQLRPMSSFLTNASAILFIPARPLYSLFSVSLFPESFIQLNTHIENYLEATRNLAQAEQRLLQSFNASSSSSFPNYKQILAQIDKANNQTHDYLERIITNLPNHPSLESLHTGLKNKELVSDKITKALPIATSFTNSPANQILMLLVVNNARVRGSGGVIDSVGIIKIRDHRIISSQFFSAKQLEPKDFNLETVAPILVSYTPGEINMLNDATTSVDLYDAQNKIVENISSILQGERPTTTLLITTTALQNILSVFPALQLNDNREIITSENISIKQQLYGSDPIFFPAVLDRISQTLGTVDPSAFLSAIITSLNEKQLAILSRQPDIQKMLDGLYWSGKTIAPKCISSSNCINDYLFSVDQDLSSRKGPAYIQKSESKSVRFINSTTLESTVRILWKNESPLSATQGGNYQIYTQLLLPQTSKVTQITKNNVLVEEVDTLTGQYNILGLYLEVSPRQATELSITYTMPARLRDSTNYQLITQKQIGSFTSNFSFDLIVPETYELNSKNIDAVVNSQRISYNDILNTDKLFFVVLKKKD
- the nusA gene encoding transcription termination factor NusA produces the protein MSIIKSEFALALNQVATERGISADEVVQSIETAILAAYKKEMHEAPLLEGENDGISVKVNRDTGEAHLYKEEKDITPSGFGRIAAQTAKQVILQKIREVEKKTVVSHYRGQVGTLVKGRVIRYDGYNAFVDIGRVEAVLPKEDQIRNETYNVNNQLIFLLKEIGEDKFGNSRIIVSRTAPQLISELFKKEVPEIANNTVEIKNVVREPGERAKIAVYSSQGGVDPVGACVGQKGVRVQTVTNELGGAEKIDIIQWNSDESVYLASALSPAQIQKIEIVDKKARVTVEESQAPLAIGKGGVNVNLASKLTGFEIDIEQIKSDKPAEATPIEAETKSVEAAQVEPETTQSVTEDIVATTEAPAEKVVEETPAETTPETPVEATTDTQTTSDAK